A window from Argopecten irradians isolate NY chromosome 3, Ai_NY, whole genome shotgun sequence encodes these proteins:
- the LOC138319824 gene encoding uncharacterized protein yields MSGRVVVAVVTTSPRQNVRSSSVAVVTTSPRQNVRTSSVAVVTTSPRQNVRSSSVAVVTTSPRQNVRTSSVAVVTTSPRQNVRTSSVSVVTTSPRQNVRTSSVAVVTTSPRQNVRTSSVSVVATSPRQSVRTSSVSVVTTSTRQNVRTSTVSVVASSHKQIVGTSSVAVVTTSTRQNVRTSTVSVVASSPKQIVGRVVSL; encoded by the coding sequence aTGTCCGGTCGAGTAGTTGTCGCTGTAGTGactacctcacctagacaaaaTGTCCGGTCGAGTAGTGTCGCTGTAGTGactacctcacctagacaaaaTGTCCGGACGAGTAGTGTCGCTGTAGTGactacctcacctagacaaaaTGTCCGGTCGAGTAGTGTCGCTGTAGTGactacctcacctagacaaaaTGTCCGGACGAGTAGTGTCGCTGTAGTGactacctcacctagacaaaaTGTCCGGACGAGTAGTGTCTCTGTAGTGactacctcacctagacaaaaTGTCCGGACGAGTAGTGTCGCTGTAGTGactacctcacctagacaaaaTGTCCGGACGAGTAGTGTCTCTGTAGTGgctacctcacctagacaaagtgTCCGGACGAGTAGTGTCTCTGTAGTGACTACCTCAACAAGACAAAATGTCCGGACGAGTACTGTCTCTGTAGTGGCTAGCTCACATAAACAAATTGTCGGGACGAGTAGTGTCGCTGTAGTGACTACCTCAACAAGACAAAATGTCCGGACGAGTACTGTCTCTGTAGTGGCTAGCTCACCTAAACAAATTGTCGGACGAGTAGTGTCGCTGTAG
- the LOC138319823 gene encoding uncharacterized protein, whose translation MASSHRQSVCTSTVSVVASSPRQSVGTSTVSVVASPHRQRVWTSSVSVVASSHRQSVWTSSVAVVASSHRQSVRSSSVAVVATSPRQSVWTSSVSVVTTSPRQNVWTSSVSVVATSPRQIIRTSTVSVMASSHRQSVCTSSVSVVATSPRQSVWTSSDYLTPRQSVWTSSVSVVASSPRQSVWTMATSHRQSVRTSTVSVVASSHRQSVWTSSVAVVTTSLRQSVRTSSVAVVASSPRQSVWTSSVSVVASSPRQSVWTSSVAVVTTSPRQSVRTSSVAVVTTSPRQSVRTSSVAVVTTSPRQSVRTSSVAVVTTSPRQSVRTSSVSVVATSPRQSVWTRDMSL comes from the exons ATGGCTAGCTCACATAGACAAAGTGTCTGTACGAGTACTGTCTCTGTAGTGGCTAGCTCACCTAGACAAAGTGTCGGGACGAGTACTGTCTCTGTAGTGGCTAGCCCACATAGACAAAGAGTCTGGACGAGTAGTGTCTCTGTAGTGGCTAGCTCACAtagacaaagtgtctggacGAGTAGTGTCGCTGTAGTGGCTAGCTCACATAGACAAAGTGTCCGGTCGAGTAGTGTCGCTGTAGTGgctacctcacctagacaaagtgtctggacgagtagtgtctctgtagtgactacctcacctagacaaaatgtctggacgagtagtgtctctgtagtggctacctcacctagacaaatTATACGGACAAGTACTGTCTCTGTAATGGCTAGCTCACATAGACAAAGTGTCTGTACGAGTAGTGTCTCTGTAGTGgctacctcacctagacaaagtgtctggacGAGTAGTGACTACCTCACACCtagacaaagtgtctggacgagtagtgtctctgtagtggctagctcacctagacaaagtgtctggacga TGGCTACCTCACATAGACAAAGTGTCCGGACGAGTACTGTCTCTGTAGTGGCTAGCTCACAtagacaaagtgtctggacGAGTAGTGTCGCTGTAGTGACTACCTCACTTAGACAAAGTGTCCGGACGAGTAGTGTCGCTGTAGTGGCTAGCTCACCtagacaaagtgtctggacgagtagtgtctctgtagtggctagctcacctagacaaagtgtctggacGAGTAGTGTCGCTGTAGTGactacctcacctagacaaagtgTCCGGACGAGTAGTGTCGCTGTAGTGactacctcacctagacaaagtgTCCGGACGAGTAGTGTCGCTGTAGTGactacctcacctagacaaagtgTCCGGACGAGTAGTGTCGCTGTAGTGactacctcacctagacaaagtgtccggacgagtagtgtctctgtagtggctacctcacctagacaaagtgtctggacGAGAGATATGTCTCTGTAG
- the LOC138319822 gene encoding uncharacterized protein translates to MASSQRQSVCTSTVSVVATSPRQSVRTSTVSVLTTSPRQFVRTSIVAVVASSHRQSVCTSIISVVGTSPRQSIRTSNVSVVASSHRQSVRSSSVAVVTTSPRQNVRTCSVAVVTTSPRQNVRSSSVAVVTTSPRQNVRTSSVYVVATSTRQNVLPQQDKVSGRTKCLTSTVSVVATSPRQSVWTSSVSVVTTSPRQSVWTSSVSVVATSPRQSVWTSSVSVVATSNRQSVCTSTVSVVATSPRQSVRTSSVSVVTTSPRQFVWTSSVAVVASSHRQSVCTSTVSVVASSPRQSVGTSSVSVVASSHRQSVWTSSVSVVATSPRQSVWTSSVSVVTTSPRQSVWTSSVAVVTTSPRQSVWTSSVSVVTTSPRQNVWTSSVSVVATSPRQIIRTSTVSVMASSHRQSVCTSTVSVVASSPIQSVGTSTVSVVASPHRQRVWKSSVAVVASSHRQSVRSSSVAVVATSPRQSVWTSSVSASSHRQSVWTSSVAVVASSLRQSVGTSSVAVVPSSPRQSVRTSPVSVVASSPRQSVYTSTVSVVATSPRQSVWTSSVSVVATSPRQSVWTISVSVVATSPRQIIRTSTVSVMASSQRQSVCTSTVSVVATSPRQSVRTSTVSVLTTSPRQFVRTSIVAVVASSHRQSVCTSIISVVGTSPRQSIRTSNVSVVASSHRQSVRSSSVSVVTTSPRQSVRRTSSVCCSDYLT, encoded by the exons ATGGCTAGCTCACAGAGACAAAGTGTCTGTACAAGTACTGTCTCTGTAGTGGCTACCTCACCCAGACAAAGTGTCCGAACGAGTACTGTCTCTGTATTGACTACCTCACCCAGACAATTTGTCCGGACGAGTATTGTCGCTGTAGTGGCTAGCTCGCATAGACAAAGTGTCTGTACGAGTATTATCTCTGTAGTGGGtacctcacctagacaaagtATCCGGACGAGTAATGTCTCTGTAGTGGCTAGCTCACATAGACAAAGTGTCCGGTCGAGTAGTGTCGCTGTAGTGactacctcacctagacaaaaTGTCCGGACGTGTAGTGTCGCTGTAGTGactacctcacctagacaaaaTGTCCGGTCGAGTAGTGTCGCTGTAGTTactacctcacctagacaaaaTGTCCGGACGAGTAGTGTCTATGTAGTGGCTACCTCAACAAGACAAAATGTGCTACCTCAACAAGACAAAGTGTCTGGACGA acaaagtgTCTGACGAGTACTGTCTCTGTAGTGgctacctcacctagacaaagtgtctggacgagtagtgtctctgtagtgactacctcacctagacaaagtgtctggacgagtagtgtctctgtagtggctacctcacctagacaaagtgtctggacGAGTAGTGTCTCTGTAGTGGCTACCTCAAATAGACAAAGTGTCTGTACGAGTACTGTCTCTGTAGTGgctacctcacctagacaaagtgtccggacgagtagtgtctctgtagtgactacctcacctagacaaTTTGTCTGGACGAGTAGTGTCGCTGTAGTGGCTAGCTCACATAGACAAAGTGTCTGTACGAGTACTGTCTCTGTAGTGGCTAGCTCACCTAGACAAAGTGTCGGGACGAGTAGTGTCTCTGTAGTGGCTAGCTCACAtagacaaagtgtctggacgagtagtgtctctgtagtggctacctcacctagacaaagtgtctggacgagtagtgtctctgtagtgactacctcacctagacaaagtgtctggacGAGTAGTGTCGCTGTAGTGactacctcacctagacaaagtgtctggacgagtagtgtctctgtagtgactacctcacctagacaaaatgtctggacgagtagtgtctctgtagtggctacctcacctagacaaatTATACGGACAAGTACTGTCTCTGTAATGGCTAGCTCACATAGACAAAGTGTCTGTACGAGTACTGTCTCTGTAGTGGCTAGCTCACCTATACAAAGTGTCGGGACGAGTACTGTCTCTGTAGTGGCTAGCCCACATAGACAAAGAGTCTGGAAGAGCAGTGTCGCTGTAGTGGCTAGCTCACATAGACAAAGTGTCCGGTCGAGTAGTGTCGCTGTAGTGgctacctcacctagacaaagtgtctggacgagtagtgtctct GCTAGCTCACAtagacaaagtgtctggacGAGTAGTGTCGCTGTAGTGGCTAGCTCACTTAGACAAAGTGTCGGGACGAGTAGTGTCGCTGTAGTGCCTAGCTCACCTAGACAAAGTGTCCGGACGAGTCCTGTCTCTGTAGTGGCTAGCTCACCTAGACAAAGTGTCTATACGAGTACTGTCTCTGTAGTTgctacctcacctagacaaagtgtctggacgagtagtgtctctgtagtggctacctcacctagacaaagtgtctggacgattagtgtctctgtagtggctacctcacctagacaaatTATACGGACGAGTACTGTCTCTGTAATGGCTAGCTCACAGAGACAAAGTGTCTGTACAAGTACTGTCTCTGTAGTGGCTACCTCACCCAGACAAAGTGTCCGAACGAGTACTGTCTCTGTATTGACTACCTCACCCAGACAATTTGTCCGGACGAGTATTGTCGCTGTAGTGGCTAGCTCGCATAGACAAAGTGTCTGTACGAGTATTATCTCTGTAGTGGGtacctcacctagacaaagtATCCGGACGAGTAATGTCTCTGTAGTGGCTAGCTCACATAGACAAAGTGTCCGGTCGAGTAGTGTCTCTGTAGTGactacctcacctagacaaagtgTCCGGAGGACGAGTAGTGTCTGCTGTAGTGactacctcacctag